The Spirochaetales bacterium genome has a window encoding:
- a CDS encoding flagellin gives MIIQHNLSAMFAQRQLKINGLHVTKNMEKLASGYRITRAGDDASGLAVSEKLRSQIRGLNQASKNAENGISFIQVTEGYLQETQDIIQRIRELSIQAANGVYSDEDRMMIQVEVSQLIDEVDRVASHAQFNTMNLLTGRFARPLGENVVTGSMWFHIGPNMDQREQVFIGTMTAKALGLKNVSTEEILSISTPDGANRTIGIVDDALRKINKQRADLGAYQNRLEMAVKGIDIGAENMQAAESTIRDADMAYEMMNFTKNQILVQSSTAMLAQANMKPQSVLQLLQ, from the coding sequence ATGATAATACAGCATAATTTGAGTGCAATGTTTGCACAGAGACAACTCAAGATAAACGGATTGCACGTGACAAAGAACATGGAAAAACTGGCATCGGGCTACAGGATCACCCGGGCGGGTGACGATGCTTCCGGGCTTGCCGTATCGGAAAAACTCCGGTCCCAGATCAGGGGACTCAACCAGGCTTCGAAAAACGCCGAGAACGGGATATCGTTTATCCAGGTGACGGAAGGTTACCTTCAGGAAACACAGGATATCATTCAGCGCATAAGGGAGCTTTCCATCCAGGCGGCGAACGGGGTGTATTCGGATGAAGACAGGATGATGATCCAGGTCGAAGTTTCACAGCTTATCGACGAAGTCGACCGGGTGGCATCCCATGCCCAGTTCAACACCATGAATCTCCTCACCGGCCGGTTCGCGCGGCCATTGGGAGAAAATGTCGTCACCGGTTCAATGTGGTTCCATATCGGTCCAAACATGGATCAGCGCGAACAGGTATTTATCGGTACAATGACGGCTAAAGCCCTCGGCCTCAAGAATGTTTCAACGGAAGAGATACTGAGTATCTCGACGCCTGACGGGGCCAACAGAACGATCGGTATCGTCGACGACGCCCTCAGAAAGATCAACAAACAGCGGGCGGACCTCGGCGCTTACCAGAACAGGCTCGAGATGGCGGTAAAAGGAATCGACATCGGTGCGGAAAACATGCAGGCCGCCGAATCGACGATCCGTGACGCGGACATGGCCTATGAAATGATGAACTTCACCAAAAACCAGATTCTGGTGCAGTCGTCGACGGCAATGCTCGCGCAAGCGAACATGAAACCGCAGTCCGTGCTCCAGCTGCTTCAGTAA
- a CDS encoding ribonuclease Z, which translates to MALVKLHCAGIGDAFNTDGMASPAFIIETGDGYLLIDAGPTTLYRLRAMGLPLEKITHICITHFHGDHTAGLPFLMLGFQKKTSPRHVPQIIGPAGIHDFCKTLFEACYPGSGLDEGITYLEIPPRLRSGIEIGNNVTIDIFPMNHNPESIGYRFHVHHSVISISGDTGYHENLLSLIDGADIAVIECSSVYPEADAHTSLQEIRAHIDKMNARMIIPVHTTGQVLKELRMKPEHSIHIPFDGETITLKRE; encoded by the coding sequence ATGGCTTTAGTCAAACTTCATTGCGCAGGTATCGGTGACGCCTTCAATACGGACGGGATGGCGAGTCCGGCGTTTATAATAGAAACCGGAGACGGATACCTTTTGATCGATGCCGGCCCTACCACCCTGTATCGGCTCCGTGCCATGGGATTACCCCTTGAAAAGATCACCCATATATGCATTACCCATTTTCATGGCGACCATACTGCCGGCCTTCCGTTCCTCATGCTCGGTTTTCAGAAAAAAACATCTCCCCGGCATGTCCCGCAGATTATCGGTCCTGCGGGAATACACGATTTCTGTAAAACGCTTTTCGAAGCATGTTATCCCGGATCGGGACTCGATGAAGGAATTACATATCTCGAGATTCCCCCCCGCCTCCGGTCCGGCATCGAAATCGGAAACAATGTAACGATCGATATTTTTCCGATGAACCATAATCCGGAATCGATCGGCTACCGATTTCACGTTCATCACAGCGTTATCAGTATAAGCGGTGACACGGGTTATCATGAAAACCTCCTCTCCCTCATCGACGGCGCCGATATCGCAGTCATCGAATGCAGTTCCGTGTATCCGGAAGCGGACGCACATACTTCGCTTCAGGAGATACGGGCACACATCGATAAAATGAACGCCCGTATGATAATTCCCGTTCATACGACCGGACAGGTGTTAAAAGAACTCCGGATGAAACCTGAGCATTCCATACACATTCCTTTTGATGGTGAAACGATTACGCTGAAACGGGAGTGA
- a CDS encoding tetratricopeptide repeat protein, giving the protein MFVYKINTKRLLRLLFLVLLLACIPVYGNDGSNTGKGEATGTGLTPRFPESDTNLVLVEGEDAVSTNFNKEPILNYGCSGKRTLQLNRVKGLQGDAPFYADFVFFIEAPGTYEFWYGGTPAGTEDDIFPSYVSPFDLFIDEMEEPWQITREHMTVVENYTPVYYWNMVRDLTLSAGKHKIRFEVKEKRRYDGRYYFYLDSFFLVRKEGTRRMIPATLPEVFPENMDDRSIDRPFRAIDDYLVIIRDNPDDTAPLVEISLIYSLLSDYLNAIKYLKRALVLEPDSIDIRLLIAKNYIWKGDTETGLRFYQEVLDQDPSHLSLWLEAGKIAAWTGRLSESEELYKRALELFPGNLDLFVNLGLTYLWSGSVRDAEKMFDRAFEGTEGDLVRIKELAGVYIVNNYPDRAAAVYEEAIRISPEDIELYILLWRTYDRMGEMDAALKVRRRIETTFLPSEKLNEYCELQAETIMMKEAVMEDYRARLAEQPDNLELRETLAQAYFWNGFRRKAIDEYLNILVNHLYRFLESEERESFDLLYTIDRLYVLESYFSGAGEIFRQTIKQMFAAMDALEDAEKEYGAYLKKKEEASASGEAFREPSEDPSLAVTRSKAACSSLVGDARRLLIQYKAAVEELEKCGVSAFPLEEKDREEEKVFEQITEPLEWQWRRDETIAELRVVEAGGLYLAGHVIAKIDQIENRLGEAAARYEVIGELRDYPERAFAQAQVNLWNGDVEAAMERIASPGSRIREYAPYTAELLGLMQNLARGAAGGIGAAEDYSADLCKAVKDDLETLSGDIAKRAGEVEKRLGTLKAVYRRTVIRTIYRYEESTYLLRNELGDFYLEEKELANAIRQYRKVLAIDPWDISAQYRIGTVYQWNKQWSKAMAQYREVYWADPNYEQATARYNTLAREHADSIHTRASYEVDTSRIIWKGQADYTTEINENLGLIMSYAFDYYRVFRWAVYGNIKEEPVSPPDMKHYSYQVHDLLLGLSLVNVPLGVSLTLAGGCAVETNNELANQEEESFADYGGDNITLFDFIGFNNAWPYGELEFRYEVSPEFSLDIQSRAGIYPETYGYGYTTLVGTDDGGSYLPILYNYNKRKVIDISGSCNMSSSFSFIDAPVINGMGARGYGEIDYLIDDHLEDGYNFIYLGLGELSVRLFEIEDPYTTLGCYGSFTYQSSTIGSTKDDQAMIDYYSPHDVIIAGGGITFSHYAGLDEDFVLGVSLNYGAFFTSQFEVSEQDVVERLKIQLETTIEVTKGDGVFYLTPVFVNLMNYETGRWWEYWNFIIRLGFLARLPRLLAQ; this is encoded by the coding sequence ATGTTTGTATATAAAATCAACACAAAGAGACTGTTACGGCTGCTGTTCCTCGTTTTGCTTTTGGCGTGTATCCCCGTTTACGGGAATGACGGGAGTAATACCGGCAAAGGGGAAGCAACCGGTACCGGACTCACACCGCGCTTCCCGGAGTCGGATACCAACCTTGTCCTTGTCGAAGGCGAGGATGCGGTTTCGACCAATTTCAACAAGGAACCGATCCTCAATTACGGATGTTCGGGGAAAAGGACCCTCCAGTTGAACAGGGTCAAGGGACTTCAGGGAGACGCCCCCTTTTATGCGGATTTTGTTTTTTTTATCGAAGCGCCCGGGACCTACGAGTTCTGGTACGGCGGCACCCCGGCGGGGACGGAGGACGATATTTTTCCGTCGTATGTTTCTCCCTTTGATCTTTTTATAGACGAAATGGAAGAACCCTGGCAAATAACACGGGAACACATGACGGTCGTGGAAAACTATACCCCTGTCTATTACTGGAATATGGTAAGGGACCTCACATTGAGTGCGGGAAAGCACAAAATCAGGTTCGAGGTAAAGGAGAAGAGGAGGTATGACGGCAGGTATTATTTTTACCTTGATTCCTTTTTCCTTGTCAGAAAGGAAGGGACGCGGCGAATGATTCCCGCGACATTGCCCGAGGTCTTTCCTGAAAACATGGATGACAGAAGCATCGACAGGCCTTTTCGTGCCATCGATGACTATCTTGTCATTATCAGGGACAATCCCGATGATACGGCGCCCCTCGTCGAGATTTCCCTTATCTATTCACTGTTGAGCGATTATCTAAACGCCATAAAATACCTGAAGCGCGCACTTGTCCTCGAACCGGACAGCATTGATATCCGGCTTCTGATTGCCAAAAACTATATCTGGAAAGGGGATACCGAAACCGGCCTTCGATTCTATCAGGAAGTCCTCGATCAGGATCCTTCACATCTTTCGCTATGGCTTGAAGCGGGCAAGATAGCGGCTTGGACGGGAAGGTTATCCGAATCGGAGGAATTGTATAAGCGGGCACTCGAGTTGTTCCCCGGCAACCTCGATCTTTTCGTCAATCTCGGCCTTACCTATCTATGGTCCGGTTCGGTCCGCGATGCGGAAAAAATGTTCGATCGCGCGTTTGAAGGGACGGAGGGCGATCTTGTCCGCATCAAGGAGCTTGCCGGGGTCTATATTGTCAACAATTACCCCGACCGGGCGGCCGCGGTGTATGAGGAGGCCATTCGGATCTCGCCTGAGGATATCGAACTCTATATCCTCCTTTGGCGAACATACGATCGTATGGGGGAAATGGATGCCGCTCTAAAGGTCCGGCGGCGTATCGAAACGACCTTTCTCCCGTCCGAAAAGCTTAACGAGTATTGTGAACTCCAGGCGGAAACGATCATGATGAAAGAAGCGGTGATGGAAGACTACCGGGCACGTCTGGCAGAGCAGCCGGACAACCTCGAATTGCGAGAAACGCTTGCCCAGGCGTATTTCTGGAACGGGTTCCGGCGTAAGGCGATTGACGAATATCTGAACATACTCGTGAATCACCTTTACCGTTTTCTCGAATCGGAAGAACGCGAGTCGTTCGATCTTCTTTATACCATCGACCGTTTGTATGTGCTCGAATCCTATTTTTCCGGCGCCGGAGAAATATTCAGACAAACGATAAAACAGATGTTTGCGGCTATGGATGCGTTAGAGGACGCGGAAAAGGAATACGGTGCGTATTTGAAAAAAAAAGAGGAGGCGTCCGCTTCAGGGGAAGCGTTTAGGGAACCCTCCGAAGATCCTTCCCTGGCGGTTACACGGTCAAAGGCGGCCTGTTCATCGCTTGTCGGAGATGCCCGCCGTCTTTTGATTCAATACAAGGCCGCGGTGGAAGAACTTGAAAAATGCGGGGTTTCGGCCTTTCCTCTGGAAGAGAAGGACCGTGAAGAAGAAAAGGTGTTCGAACAGATCACTGAACCGCTCGAGTGGCAATGGCGGCGAGATGAAACCATTGCCGAACTTCGTGTGGTCGAGGCGGGGGGGCTTTACCTCGCGGGTCATGTGATCGCGAAGATCGATCAGATTGAGAACCGGTTAGGTGAGGCGGCCGCACGGTATGAGGTGATAGGCGAACTGCGCGATTACCCAGAACGGGCCTTCGCGCAAGCGCAGGTGAACCTCTGGAACGGGGACGTGGAAGCGGCGATGGAACGTATCGCGTCTCCAGGATCGCGGATACGGGAGTACGCCCCGTATACCGCCGAACTTCTCGGCCTGATGCAAAATTTGGCAAGAGGCGCCGCGGGCGGTATCGGCGCGGCTGAAGATTATTCGGCAGACTTGTGTAAGGCGGTCAAGGACGATCTCGAAACCCTCTCGGGCGATATCGCGAAACGGGCGGGGGAGGTCGAAAAACGACTCGGGACGCTCAAAGCGGTATACAGGAGGACCGTAATCCGTACGATCTACCGGTATGAAGAAAGCACGTACCTCCTGCGGAACGAACTCGGCGATTTTTATCTGGAAGAAAAGGAACTCGCGAACGCGATACGGCAGTACCGGAAGGTGCTTGCAATCGATCCCTGGGATATCAGTGCACAATACAGAATCGGAACGGTCTACCAGTGGAACAAACAGTGGTCGAAGGCGATGGCGCAATACAGGGAAGTGTACTGGGCGGACCCGAACTACGAGCAGGCGACTGCGCGGTACAACACCCTCGCGCGGGAACATGCCGACAGTATTCATACGCGGGCCTCGTATGAGGTCGATACGTCCAGAATAATCTGGAAAGGGCAGGCCGATTATACCACGGAGATAAACGAGAATTTAGGACTGATAATGAGTTATGCGTTCGATTATTACCGGGTGTTCCGCTGGGCCGTCTACGGCAATATCAAGGAAGAACCGGTAAGTCCGCCGGATATGAAGCATTATTCCTATCAGGTACACGACCTGCTTTTGGGGCTTTCCCTCGTCAATGTCCCTCTCGGCGTTTCCCTCACCCTGGCGGGGGGCTGCGCGGTTGAAACCAACAATGAACTGGCGAACCAGGAAGAGGAATCCTTCGCGGACTACGGCGGGGACAATATCACCCTTTTCGATTTTATCGGTTTCAACAACGCGTGGCCGTACGGAGAACTGGAATTCAGGTATGAGGTCTCTCCCGAGTTCTCCCTCGATATACAGTCGAGGGCGGGAATATATCCCGAAACATACGGATACGGGTATACGACGCTGGTCGGAACGGATGACGGAGGTTCCTACCTGCCGATCCTGTATAATTACAATAAAAGAAAAGTGATCGATATTTCGGGCAGCTGTAATATGTCCTCGTCGTTTTCGTTTATCGATGCGCCTGTTATAAACGGTATGGGGGCGAGGGGATACGGGGAAATCGACTACCTTATCGACGACCATCTCGAAGACGGCTATAATTTCATCTACCTCGGCCTCGGTGAACTGTCGGTTCGTCTGTTTGAAATCGAGGACCCCTATACGACACTGGGATGTTACGGGAGTTTCACCTACCAGAGTTCCACGATCGGCAGTACGAAAGACGATCAGGCGATGATCGATTATTATTCGCCGCACGATGTGATTATCGCCGGGGGCGGAATTACCTTCTCGCATTACGCGGGACTCGATGAGGACTTCGTCCTCGGCGTCAGTCTGAATTACGGCGCGTTCTTTACCAGCCAGTTCGAGGTGTCCGAACAGGACGTCGTCGAACGGCTTAAAATACAGCTTGAAACGACAATCGAGGTCACAAAAGGCGACGGGGTCTTTTATCTTACCCCCGTGTTCGTCAATCTCATGAATTACGAGACAGGACGGTGGTGGGAATACTGGAATTTCATCATACGTCTCGGCTTTCTCGCGCGGCTTCCCCGTCTGCTCGCGCAATAG
- a CDS encoding PTS sugar transporter subunit IIA — MSYFKTGTVENLDTNTKFKAIRELINKTSVFSHVKNIQKLEKVVIEREKIQSTGIGHGIAIAHGRTDEVEHMMMVLGISRRGIEYGSCDNNPVHFLFLIVNPPDKQDDYLHALSSIAKIAGNKSFRDELLALSSPRKIEKVLNQALSLCLDHRPKKNDRLTLQPV, encoded by the coding sequence ATGAGTTACTTTAAAACAGGTACGGTTGAAAATCTTGATACCAACACGAAATTCAAGGCCATCAGGGAACTCATCAATAAGACGTCCGTTTTTTCACATGTCAAGAATATACAAAAACTGGAAAAGGTGGTCATCGAGCGTGAAAAAATACAGAGTACGGGGATCGGTCACGGTATCGCCATCGCGCACGGCCGTACGGATGAGGTCGAACACATGATGATGGTATTGGGGATTTCAAGACGCGGGATCGAGTATGGTTCCTGCGACAATAATCCCGTTCATTTCCTTTTTTTAATTGTCAATCCCCCGGACAAACAGGATGATTACCTCCATGCACTCTCGTCAATTGCAAAAATAGCGGGCAATAAATCCTTCAGGGATGAGTTACTTGCTTTGTCATCTCCCAGGAAGATTGAAAAGGTACTCAATCAGGCGTTAAGCTTGTGCCTTGATCATCGACCGAAAAAGAACGATCGTCTCACCCTCCAGCCTGTCTAG
- a CDS encoding polysaccharide deacetylase family protein has translation MKRHLVYHIVRKPFYRRFFVLGLYFLLCLIPGKGSDESNEGGGIPRNENIEVKVFGMVHLAYDDRFPAGGSVRIGPRYGIIADDGFFELKGLLPGEYRAEISYNNMTIMSVPFELYEGVNQFDARISKLIPEFMVKNAPDGMNPEEIFSPVPRNVFHHGNRNLKRVAITIDDGWIRDDEFLELFERYGIRCTVFIIGGRGVGNKNPDWIRKMDNLGFEVCTHTWSHTPITKLSNAALKEDLRKSQMVFTNITHKKYPFFRPPFGIYDERTLKVVAENGYYIIHWSNAVNDFIKGITVERQVDYVMQHLKNGDIILAHFGAYNTFKVLQIIIPEILDKGYEICPLSEVLEGCDCE, from the coding sequence ATGAAGCGTCACCTTGTTTACCATATTGTGAGAAAACCTTTTTACAGGCGATTTTTTGTCCTGGGATTGTATTTCCTGTTATGTCTTATCCCCGGAAAGGGAAGCGACGAATCGAATGAAGGTGGCGGAATCCCGCGAAACGAGAATATCGAAGTCAAGGTATTCGGTATGGTCCATCTCGCATACGACGACCGGTTTCCGGCTGGAGGCAGCGTTCGTATAGGTCCGCGGTACGGCATTATAGCGGACGACGGCTTTTTCGAATTGAAGGGACTCCTTCCCGGCGAGTATCGCGCGGAGATCAGCTATAACAACATGACGATAATGTCTGTGCCTTTTGAATTGTATGAAGGCGTCAATCAATTCGATGCCCGCATCTCGAAGTTAATTCCTGAGTTTATGGTAAAAAATGCCCCGGACGGCATGAATCCCGAAGAGATATTTTCTCCGGTACCCCGGAATGTTTTCCATCATGGGAACAGGAACCTCAAACGGGTTGCCATCACCATTGATGACGGATGGATTCGTGACGATGAGTTTCTCGAGCTATTCGAGCGTTACGGAATACGATGCACGGTATTTATAATCGGCGGAAGAGGGGTCGGCAATAAAAATCCGGACTGGATCAGGAAGATGGATAACCTCGGTTTCGAAGTGTGCACGCACACATGGAGCCATACTCCCATCACGAAGCTTTCAAATGCGGCATTGAAAGAAGACCTTCGGAAATCACAGATGGTTTTTACGAATATCACCCATAAAAAATACCCTTTTTTCAGGCCCCCTTTCGGCATATATGACGAAAGGACACTCAAGGTCGTGGCCGAAAACGGCTATTATATCATTCACTGGAGTAATGCGGTCAATGATTTTATCAAAGGCATCACCGTCGAGCGGCAGGTGGATTATGTTATGCAGCATTTGAAAAACGGAGATATCATTCTGGCTCATTTTGGCGCCTACAATACCTTCAAAGTATTGCAGATTATCATCCCGGAGATACTGGATAAAGGATATGAGATTTGTCCTTTATCCGAGGTGCTTGAAGGTTGCGATTGTGAGTGA
- a CDS encoding phosphoribosylformylglycinamidine synthase subunit PurQ has product MTAATCIITGFGINADDELKEAFDRAGSLSRKVHINDLIKNPHILDGFSILAFPGGFSFGDHLGSGKVFASLFKKRLKERLDRFIASGKLVIGICNGFQVLVKMGFLPNLSGTWKQEVSLIHNDSGVFEDRWVNLAFAEDSPCIWTRGLEKMEMPVRHGEGKFIIGNKETERIMREEKLIAATYTLKNPAEQAHDDDVPYPDNPNGSVDNIAGICDRTGHVFGLMPHPEAFIFPENHPRWKREKTRNGEGLKLFQNGVRYIKG; this is encoded by the coding sequence GTGACGGCGGCAACATGTATCATTACCGGTTTCGGCATCAATGCCGATGACGAACTGAAAGAGGCGTTTGACCGTGCCGGTTCACTGTCGCGCAAGGTACATATCAACGACCTGATAAAAAACCCGCACATCCTGGACGGGTTTTCAATTCTCGCCTTTCCCGGCGGATTTTCTTTTGGCGATCATCTCGGTTCCGGGAAAGTATTCGCATCCCTCTTTAAAAAAAGGCTGAAAGAGAGACTCGACCGTTTTATCGCCTCCGGCAAACTCGTTATCGGTATCTGCAACGGATTTCAGGTACTCGTCAAAATGGGCTTTCTTCCCAATCTTTCAGGCACATGGAAGCAGGAGGTTTCTCTTATCCATAACGATTCCGGTGTCTTCGAGGACAGGTGGGTGAACCTTGCCTTTGCCGAAGATTCCCCGTGCATCTGGACCAGGGGGCTTGAGAAAATGGAAATGCCCGTCCGTCACGGTGAGGGAAAATTTATTATCGGAAATAAAGAAACAGAACGTATCATGCGTGAAGAAAAACTTATAGCGGCGACATATACCCTGAAAAATCCCGCAGAACAGGCCCATGATGACGATGTCCCCTACCCCGATAATCCAAACGGATCGGTTGACAATATCGCCGGCATCTGCGACCGGACGGGTCATGTCTTCGGGCTTATGCCTCATCCCGAAGCCTTTATATTTCCGGAGAACCATCCCCGTTGGAAGCGGGAAAAAACGAGGAACGGCGAAGGTTTGAAGCTTTTTCAGAACGGTGTCCGGTATATAAAGGGATAA
- a CDS encoding nucleotidyltransferase domain-containing protein, translating to MKGSMANGTAKRFSDIDVMLFFTEEKMILDTIIEFDKPLMVNATECPKGILMVSYPGGLCVELDCRDHVKQEEIDNAIILIDTHIDVREDEVIRKESVLFYITQNIIHQYLRLLYKALLKYLCDKPDHAQDLLRELNGCASELQFNPIEFDGKFNEHALRLYRNIRSKYHIESELDEELCWLIAACESL from the coding sequence GTGAAAGGATCGATGGCAAACGGAACGGCAAAAAGATTCTCGGATATCGATGTCATGTTGTTTTTTACGGAAGAAAAAATGATATTGGATACCATCATTGAATTTGACAAACCTTTAATGGTCAACGCAACCGAGTGTCCGAAAGGAATATTGATGGTCTCGTACCCGGGGGGACTTTGTGTCGAACTGGATTGCAGGGACCATGTAAAACAAGAAGAAATCGACAATGCAATCATTCTGATCGACACCCATATCGATGTCCGTGAAGACGAGGTAATAAGGAAGGAATCCGTCCTGTTTTATATCACGCAAAATATTATTCATCAATATCTGCGGTTGCTATACAAAGCGCTTTTAAAATATTTATGCGACAAACCTGATCATGCACAGGATTTATTACGTGAACTGAACGGATGTGCTTCCGAATTACAATTCAATCCGATCGAATTCGATGGAAAATTCAACGAACATGCCCTGCGCCTCTACCGCAATATCAGGTCAAAATACCACATTGAAAGCGAACTGGATGAAGAATTATGTTGGCTTATTGCAGCATGCGAAAGTCTATGA
- a CDS encoding transposase — MRKPRKLVDGAKYHVTARANRQEFILQSALIKNLFLNIIKRAKKKYKFNLTTFCIMGNHVHLMIQPLKNECLSRIMQWILSTFALNYNNTFDIKGHVWYDRFHSTVINSLGQYLHTFIYITENPVKAELVHDPGKYKYGGIWHLKRGIYDILEPPELLLLLRFPELCLTGLSN; from the coding sequence ATGAGAAAACCACGAAAACTAGTCGATGGGGCAAAATACCATGTTACCGCACGCGCGAACAGGCAGGAGTTTATTCTTCAATCGGCCCTCATCAAAAATCTTTTCCTGAATATCATTAAGCGGGCAAAGAAAAAGTATAAATTCAACCTTACCACATTCTGTATAATGGGAAATCATGTACACCTGATGATCCAACCCTTAAAGAATGAATGCCTGTCCAGAATCATGCAGTGGATATTGTCAACATTTGCATTAAACTATAATAACACATTCGATATTAAAGGGCACGTGTGGTATGACCGGTTTCATAGTACCGTTATCAATAGTTTAGGCCAATATTTGCATACATTCATCTATATCACAGAGAATCCGGTAAAGGCCGAACTGGTCCATGATCCGGGAAAGTATAAATATGGAGGAATCTGGCATTTAAAACGAGGGATTTACGATATACTGGAACCGCCGGAATTATTGCTACTCCTTCGTTTTCCCGAACTCTGCCTTACCGGGCTTTCAAATTAA